The following proteins come from a genomic window of Gossypium raimondii isolate GPD5lz chromosome 5, ASM2569854v1, whole genome shotgun sequence:
- the LOC105766887 gene encoding uncharacterized protein LOC105766887, translating into MGPHRVFWRGLWKVRTLPKVRLFGWRLGHGILSTAKRCSIVARWSLPYEDEVKIIVDVVGNAKMSFAYCDAVVRGHEGMVIVRLTFLIAGAFDAHPTEALSLFCVAKKALEKSYSRVILEYDCAFVVNKFSSEPLDLSYYGRIVNEALVFCNSFGVVSFSFAHRSANLVAHYLAH; encoded by the exons ATGGGTCCGCATAGGGTTTTTTGGAGGGGACTTTGGAAGGTGAGAACCCTTCCAAAGGTTCGACTTTTTGGGTGGAGATTAGGCCATGGCATTCTCTCAACGGCTAAGAG ATGTTCAATCGTGGCTCGTTGGTCTTTGCCTTATGAAGATGAGGTCAAAATTATTGTTGATGTAGTAGGGAATGCGAAGATGAGCTTTGCTTATTGTGATGCCGTAGTTCGTGGCCATGAGGGAATGGTGATCGTCAGACTTACTTTCTTAATTGCTGGGGCCTTTGATGCTCATCCAACCGAAGCTCTATCTTTATTTTGCGTTGCTAAGAAGGCCCTTGAGAAGAGTTATTCCAGAGTCATTCTAGAATATGATTGTGCTTTTgttgttaataagttttctaGTGAGCCTTTAGATTTATCTTATTATGGTCGTATTGTTAATGAGGCCCTAGTTTTTTGTAACTCGTTTGGTGTTGTTAGTTTTTCTTTTGCCCACAGGTCAGCCAATCTTGTCGCCCATTATTTAGCACATTGA